One region of Dokdonia sp. 4H-3-7-5 genomic DNA includes:
- a CDS encoding DUF4369 domain-containing protein, producing MNKIAYILLLSILMVSCSKTGNLTVTGTVKGLKKGTLYVQYIQDTMLVNLDSLVIDGEPEFEFILDVKEPEVYYLHLDKADESGYDDRIPFFAEAGTINITTSLKNFEGFAAVTGSENQMHWTQFKNMNKQFNDKNLDLIKGSFNARQRDDQEEILAYDDSLQQLLKRKYLYTGNFATTNKELEIAPYLVMTQIPDATTPYLDTLYKTFPRKTRNSKYGKQLKKLIEERKKQ from the coding sequence ATGAATAAAATAGCATACATTCTCTTATTAAGCATCTTGATGGTTTCATGTTCAAAAACAGGAAATCTTACAGTCACTGGAACGGTAAAAGGTCTTAAAAAAGGAACTTTATATGTACAGTATATACAAGACACCATGCTTGTAAATCTAGACTCGCTAGTAATAGATGGTGAGCCAGAATTTGAGTTTATACTTGACGTAAAAGAACCAGAGGTGTATTACTTACACCTTGATAAGGCAGATGAGTCTGGTTATGATGACCGTATTCCTTTCTTTGCAGAGGCTGGTACTATTAATATCACTACTTCTCTTAAAAACTTTGAAGGATTTGCTGCTGTAACAGGGTCTGAAAACCAGATGCACTGGACGCAGTTTAAAAATATGAACAAGCAGTTTAATGATAAGAATCTAGATCTTATAAAAGGTTCTTTTAACGCTAGACAGCGAGATGATCAAGAAGAGATTCTTGCTTATGATGATTCTTTACAGCAACTACTTAAAAGAAAGTATCTATACACGGGTAACTTTGCAACAACAAACAAGGAACTTGAGATTGCTCCTTACCTTGTAATGACCCAGATACCAGATGCTACCACTCCTTACCTAGACACTTTATATAAAACTTTCCCTAGAAAAACTAGAAATTCTAAATACGGGAAGCAGCTCAAGAAGCTTATAGAGGAGCGCAAGAAACAGTAA